From Xenopus laevis strain J_2021 chromosome 7L, Xenopus_laevis_v10.1, whole genome shotgun sequence, one genomic window encodes:
- the dffa.L gene encoding DNA fragmentation factor subunit alpha isoform X2, translating into MCLSLILAACKMLSLDSSVEPITLVLAEDGTIVEDEDYFLCIPPNTKFVVLTGNTKWAPTTLDGGIAWLAKDSMEVEDESVVDGADSARWKNLALQLKENLSNIILMSESELQILTEVSVDELAGVVGVSCEKVQSLQDTLQRVLDRREEERQSKQLLELYLKAVNKERTSEAETIELAEDEVDTGRNIQTHSDLNCKTLLSSHIIQILKEKDLPHLSLSNKELENVNEENTEALMMALGWNEEKIQVLKNSCHQELKRRDEQVQSLNSLTNLSHINKKPALKVANEKS; encoded by the exons ATGTGTCTGTCACTTATTTTAGCAG CATGTAAAATGTTATCTCTGGACTCATCAGTGGAGCCCATCACACTTGTCCTTGCAGAGGATGGCACAATTGTTGAGGATGAAGACTACTTTCTCTGCATACCTCCTAACACAAAGTTTGTGGTTTTGACAGGCAACACGAAGTGGGCTCCCACAACATTAG ATGGAGGAATTGCATGGTTAGCAAAGGACTCCATGGAGGTGGAAGATGAGAGTGTGGTTGATGGTGCAGATTCAGCAAGATGGAAAAACTTGGCTTTGCAGCTGAAAGAAAATCTGTCCAACATCATTCTTATGTCAGAATCTGAACTTCAG ATCTTAACTGAAGTGTCTGTTGACGAGCTTGCAGGAGTGGTGGGGGTAAGCTGTGAGAAAGTACAATCGCTACAGGACACTCTTCAGCGTGTGCTGGACCGCAGGGAAGAAGAGCGTCAATCGAAGCAACTTCTGGAACTGTATCTGAAAGCTGTAAATAAAGAAAGAACTTCTGAAGCTGAGACAATAG AGCTTGCTGAAGATGAAGTAGACACTGGTAGAAATATCCAGACTCATTCAGACTTAAACTGCAAGACTTTGCTTTCCAGCcacataatacaaatattaaaggagaaagatcTGCCACACCTCAGCCTGTCGAATAAGGAGTTAGAG AATGTAAATGAGGAAAATACAGAAGCACTGATGATGGCATTGGGATGGAATGAGGAGAAGATACAGGTATTGAAAAATAGCTGCCATCAAGAGTTAAAGCGACGTGATGAGCAAGTGCAGTCTCTGAATTCTCTGACAAATCTATCCCATATCAACAAAAAACCTGCCCTAAAGGTTGCCAATGAAAAATCATAA
- the dffa.L gene encoding DNA fragmentation factor subunit alpha isoform X1 codes for MAGYQKAYVVSLPGSKERYGVAAASLQELLEKACKMLSLDSSVEPITLVLAEDGTIVEDEDYFLCIPPNTKFVVLTGNTKWAPTTLDGGIAWLAKDSMEVEDESVVDGADSARWKNLALQLKENLSNIILMSESELQILTEVSVDELAGVVGVSCEKVQSLQDTLQRVLDRREEERQSKQLLELYLKAVNKERTSEAETIELAEDEVDTGRNIQTHSDLNCKTLLSSHIIQILKEKDLPHLSLSNKELENVNEENTEALMMALGWNEEKIQVLKNSCHQELKRRDEQVQSLNSLTNLSHINKKPALKVANEKS; via the exons ATGGCGGGTTATCAAAAAGCGTATGTAGTTAGCCTACCTGGAAGCAAGGAAAGATATGGCGTCGCAGCAGCTTCTCTTCAGGAACTTCTGGAAAAAG CATGTAAAATGTTATCTCTGGACTCATCAGTGGAGCCCATCACACTTGTCCTTGCAGAGGATGGCACAATTGTTGAGGATGAAGACTACTTTCTCTGCATACCTCCTAACACAAAGTTTGTGGTTTTGACAGGCAACACGAAGTGGGCTCCCACAACATTAG ATGGAGGAATTGCATGGTTAGCAAAGGACTCCATGGAGGTGGAAGATGAGAGTGTGGTTGATGGTGCAGATTCAGCAAGATGGAAAAACTTGGCTTTGCAGCTGAAAGAAAATCTGTCCAACATCATTCTTATGTCAGAATCTGAACTTCAG ATCTTAACTGAAGTGTCTGTTGACGAGCTTGCAGGAGTGGTGGGGGTAAGCTGTGAGAAAGTACAATCGCTACAGGACACTCTTCAGCGTGTGCTGGACCGCAGGGAAGAAGAGCGTCAATCGAAGCAACTTCTGGAACTGTATCTGAAAGCTGTAAATAAAGAAAGAACTTCTGAAGCTGAGACAATAG AGCTTGCTGAAGATGAAGTAGACACTGGTAGAAATATCCAGACTCATTCAGACTTAAACTGCAAGACTTTGCTTTCCAGCcacataatacaaatattaaaggagaaagatcTGCCACACCTCAGCCTGTCGAATAAGGAGTTAGAG AATGTAAATGAGGAAAATACAGAAGCACTGATGATGGCATTGGGATGGAATGAGGAGAAGATACAGGTATTGAAAAATAGCTGCCATCAAGAGTTAAAGCGACGTGATGAGCAAGTGCAGTCTCTGAATTCTCTGACAAATCTATCCCATATCAACAAAAAACCTGCCCTAAAGGTTGCCAATGAAAAATCATAA